The window TTCCTGCACCTCATTCTCCTTTTTGAGCAGATTGATCAGCACCTCTTTTTTTTCCATTTCAAATCCAAAAACCAAATGGGCCAGCCTGTTATTCGTCTCGGCTGTCATCAAGCTGTCGGCAAGGTTGGTATGCAGCTTCTGGTAATGATATGCATTTTTAAAATCACCCATTGTGGCATAAATACGGGCAAGGTCCTTCGCAATTTTACTCATTTCCGGCCGTGCTCCTGCCTCCGTTGCCGCCTCTACAGCCTGGGTTAAGAAACCCAAAGCATCTTCAGGCCGGTCCTGCTCAGCAGCGATGATCCCCAACTGGTGCAGCGCCTTAGCTCCATCAGTTTTGGCGTTCAGGCGGTTGGCAGTAGCCAACGCACTGTCAGCATAATTTTTCGCCAGGTCCAGCTTGTTCTCTTTAATGTAAACATCACCAATCTTCAGCAATGCATAAGGAGCATTGGCCGAGCCCTCATAGGCGATTATGGCTTTTTCCAAAAAATGGAGGGCAGAGTCATACTGCTCCATTTTGGTATATATCTCTCCAATGTTGCTGTTCACAGTGCCGATGGCATCCTGATCCTCCAGTTCTTCGCTGATGGGGAGCGCACGGTTGTAGAATTGCAATGCCCTGGAAAACGTCTCCTCTTTCTCGCTGAAAATAGCCCCTATATTGATGCAAAGGGTGGCAATCCGCAGCTTATCACCGGTTTCTTCGGCCACCTTCAAAGCCTGCAGATATAGCTGCATTGCCTTTTCATAAGAGCCCTGATCGAAATATACAGCACCCTGGTTGCTGAGAATATTGGCCACACCGGGTTTATCACCTATCTCCTCAAAAACCTCACGGGAGGATTCCCATCTTAGCAGTGCGTTTTCCAGATCACCCTGAATGTAGTGGCCAATCCCGATGTTCTTTAAAGCCACGGCAGCCCCTTTTTTATAGTTCATCTCTTCTGAAAGCTTCAGCGCTTCCTCGCCATACTTCACCGTCTTCAGGGGATCAGAATTGAAATAGTATTTGCTGAGACTTAATAGCGCTTCTACTTTTGTGGAGTCCTCACTGGCCTTTTCCCACACCAGCATTAAACTGTCCAGCACGGGGCCGCCCTTAGCCACGCTTGGGAGAACAGACATACAGGAAGCCAAAATGACTGCGGCAATGACTCGGACGAAACTATTTGAGCGCATTTTCAGGTGTTCTTGACAGGAATCAAAAGTAGCAAGAGTAATTCAATATTTTACATATTTCAGATCGCCTGTGAGCCGAAC of the Bacteroidia bacterium genome contains:
- a CDS encoding adenylate/guanylate cyclase domain-containing protein, coding for MSVLPSVAKGGPVLDSLMLVWEKASEDSTKVEALLSLSKYYFNSDPLKTVKYGEEALKLSEEMNYKKGAAVALKNIGIGHYIQGDLENALLRWESSREVFEEIGDKPGVANILSNQGAVYFDQGSYEKAMQLYLQALKVAEETGDKLRIATLCINIGAIFSEKEETFSRALQFYNRALPISEELEDQDAIGTVNSNIGEIYTKMEQYDSALHFLEKAIIAYEGSANAPYALLKIGDVYIKENKLDLAKNYADSALATANRLNAKTDGAKALHQLGIIAAEQDRPEDALGFLTQAVEAATEAGARPEMSKIAKDLARIYATMGDFKNAYHYQKLHTNLADSLMTAETNNRLAHLVFGFEMEKKEVLINLLKKENEVQELEKNFIITGLFSLIIFLIIGFFQMKKIRKEKHRSENLLLNILPAEVADELKQKGRVEPRNYDRATIIFTDFQNFTGMSEQLSAREVVEIINHCFAEFDRIVTKYGLEKIKTIGDAYMAVGGLTGNSVQAVKNVVMAGLEMQRFIANLKSQVVSNIDKELEMRVGIHTGAVVAGVVGVKKFQYDIWGDSVNTASRLETAGKPGKVNISETTYSYISKDPLFAFEERGMISAKNKGAMRMYFVEFQNSKSIRHPAEDLQEA